The following proteins are encoded in a genomic region of Brachypodium distachyon strain Bd21 chromosome 1, Brachypodium_distachyon_v3.0, whole genome shotgun sequence:
- the LOC100821377 gene encoding uncharacterized protein LOC100821377, whose product MEAEGGQGDDGEVNQKGGEAVKPLPHQRLVSQPTKSKKSKKKVWKASQREDEQGREVKPDRGGGAVLPKVKDNLLKKEIKKLEMEMKVADTLEDKVVLVQIERRLNLLNMVMEKLNMGMDVMSICKDKVDLLMTEIEKLHMGIEVPATLEDKAVQNEWGRNLLMMDIEKLSMQMEAAATLEDKAVQTEPGLNLEKAMEPVAGGEPKLKVKEVKTEPGQTLEEKAMEPAADAEPELKVKAVRTESGLTLEEKAMEPAADAEPELKVKAVQTEPGLTLEKKATEPVADAEPELKVKAVQTEPGLTLEEKAMEPVADAEPELKVKAVQTEPGLTLEEKAMEPVADAEPELKVKAEKKDPVLPLKFLLFIKGLHIVACRDFTEYDPRRRGWICTRFCDFNIAFFDMDAESDIIRGPPLNEVTDSQRHSIPSSSVNFISLKIIQSDDPFPVGVFGTVLARDEVDFKCVYLFRREREDSQHISSVGDMLALTGPCRALCLSGGRLYFEINLKIKGADITDDRDFSKGVIIHSEVPFAMQPTTKLLSSWRSTVELVLSPIPFPVAATIEVNILNGPRGVPFNGKITAWTTGNADNHIILYEYDDSKEAGACVVEDSGSVVLSCNLVAVPLPICLSDEVDEIVLNICFFTDDGAGRTSVALEYPEEEKVCHHGSSELQVKVAWTAIFIKPVSDEIMKRRSAEPKNSFKLY is encoded by the exons ATGGAAGCCGAGGGAGGCCAAGGCGATGACGGTGAGGTTAATCAGAAAGGCGGCGAGGCAGTCAAACCGCTACCCCACCAACGCCTAGTCTCTCAGCCAACCAAATCGaagaaatcaaagaaaaaGGTATGGAAGGCTTCTCAGAGGGAAGACGAGCAAGGTCGCGAGGTAAAGCCCGACCGAGGTGGAGGCGCTGTACTACCCAAAGTGAAG GACAACTTGCTGAAGAAGGAAATCAAGAAGCTGGAGATGGAAATGAAGGTGGCGGACACCTTGGAGGATAAGGTGGTGCTGGTGCAGATAGAGCGGCGGCTCAACTTGCTCAATATGGTAATGGAGAAGCTGAATATGGGAATGGATGTGATGTCCATCTGTAAGGATAAGGTGGACTTGCTGATGACGGAAATAGAGAAGCTGCATATGGGAATAGAGGTGCCAGCCACCTTGGAGGATAAGGCGGTGCAGAATGAGTGGGGACGCAACTTGCTGATGATGGATATAGAGAAGCTGAGTATGCAAATGGAGGCGGCAGCCACCTTGGAGGATAAAGCGGTGCAGACAGAGCCCGGGCTCAACTTGGAGAAGGCGATGGAGCCAGTAGCAGGTGGAGAGCCAAAGCTGAAGGTTAAGGAGGTGAAGACAGAGCCGGGGCAAACcttggaggagaaggcgatGGAGCCAGCAGCAGACGCAGAGCCAGAGCTGAAGGTTAAGGCAGTGCGGACAGAGTCGGGGCTCACcttggaggagaaggcgatGGAGCCAGCAGCAGACGCAGAGCCAGAGCTGAAGGTTAAGGCAGTGCAGACAGAGCCGGGGCTCAccttggagaagaaggcgacgGAGCCAGTAGCAGACGCAGAGCCAGAGCTGAAGGTTAAGGCAGTGCAGACAGAGCCAGGGCTCACcttggaggagaaggcgatGGAGCCAGTAGCAGACGCAGAGCCAGAGCTGAAGGTTAAGGCAGTGCAGACAGAGCCGGGGCTCACcttggaggagaaggcgatGGAGCCAGTAGCAGACGCAGAGCCAGAGCTGAAGGTTAAGGCGGAGAAGAAAGACCCTGTGCTACCGCTCAAGTTCCTTCTTTTCATCAAAGGTCTTCACATTGTTGCATGTCGAGATTTTACTGAATATGACCCTAGGAGGAGGGGTTGGATCTGCACGCGTTTTTGTGACTTCAACATTGCCTTCTTCGACATGGATGCAGAGT CTGACATTATCCGTGGGCCACCACTTAACGAGGTGACCGATTCTCAGCGGCACTCAATTCCGAGTTCATCAGTTAACTTCATTTCATTGAAGATAATTCAATCGGATGATCCGTTTCCAGTAGGTGTGTTTGGTACTGTTCTTGCACGGGATGAGGTTGATTTTAAATGTGTGTATCTATTCAGGCGCGAGAGGGAAGATTCCCAGCATATCTCTTCTGTG GGGGACATGTTAGCTTTGACAGGTCCATGTCGTGCACTGTGCCTGTCAGGAGGTCGTTTGTATTTTGAGATCAACCTGAAGATCAAGGGAGCTGATATCACTGATGACAGAGATTTCAGCAAAGGTGTCATCATACATAGTGAAGTCCCCTTTGCTATGCAACCGACGACTAAACTGCTAAGCAGTTGGCGGAGTACAGTGGAACTGGTATTATCACCTATCCCATTTCCTGTAGCAGCTACTATTGAAGTTAACATTTTGAATGGACCACGTGGTGTACCTTTCAATGGAAAAATAACTGCTTGGACTACTGGAAATGCTGACAATCACATCATTCTGTATGAATATGATGATAGCAAGGAGGCAGGGGCCTGTGTTGTTGAAGATAGTGGGTCTGTTGTCTTAAGTTGTAACTTGGTAGCTGTTCCTCTTCCCATCTGTTTATCTGATGAAGTTGATGAAATTGTGCTCAATATCTGTTTCTTTACTGATGATGGGGCTGGACGCACCTCGGTCGCTCTAGAATACCCTGAAGAAGAGAAGGTCTGCCATCATGGTTCTTCTGAGCTGCAGGTGAAGGTTGCTTGGACTGCCATCTTTATAAAACCAGTGAGTGATGAAATCATGAAAAGGCGGTCTGCTGAGCCCAAAAATTCCTTCAAGCTCTATTAG
- the LOC100822198 gene encoding pentatricopeptide repeat-containing protein At1g01970, protein MVSLAAVPAFFHSPATRIPGYTSSRAAYPQCRRGAEARPRAAEAAQAAPAEEEEKPWRFRWNGLGSDLSEPQEEAIRGLSPKLPNRCRALMPRIVSLSPGDENLGMALAFWAKAMNPRRVDWLLVLKELKAVDSTLLAEVLEYALLEDSFEANVRDYTKLVQIYGKQNQLQEAEKAFRAMKARGLPCDQIMLTALVDMYSKAGDLTRAKEAFEDIVMLGLPLDKRAYGSMIMAYIRADKLGQAEDLIKQTEDQEIFAGKEVYKALLRAYSYKGDSDGAQRVFDAVQFAGTAPDTKLCALLVNAYCLSNKIDEAICVTGNMRSAGLEPCDRCVVLILGAYEKANRLEGALEFLAEIEENGAVIGQEPSQLLAGWFGRLGVVHEVEQVLKGGRNSKENRHSSSVQKDGRNSRKSKQSVSVQKEGRKSRRSKRISIPLPLQQN, encoded by the exons ATGGtctcgctcgccgccgtcccaGCCTTCTTCCACTCGCCTGCCACGCGGATTCCCGGGTATACGAGCTCCAGGGCGGCTTATCCGCAATGCCGCCGTGGAGCGGAGGCGCGTCctcgggcggcggaggctgcgcaggcggcgcccgcggaggaggaggagaagccgTGGAGGTTCAGGTGGAACGGGCTCGGATCCGACCTTTCTGAGCCCCAGGAGGAGGCGATTCGCGGGCTGTCACCGAAGCTGCCTAACCGCTGCAGGGCGCTGATGCCCCGCATCGTGTCGCTGTCTCCCGGGGACGAGAACCTCGGCATGGCCCTCGCGTTCTGGGCGAAGGCCATGAATCCCAGGAGGGTCGACTGGTTGCTGGTCCTCAAGGAACTCAAGGCTGTGGACAGCACTCTTCTCGCCGAG GTCCTAGAGTACGCACTGCTCGAGGACTCCTTCGAAGCAAATGTGCGCGACTACACTAAATTGGTACAAATCTATGGCAAGCAAAACCAATTGCAGGAAGCCGAGAAAGCGTTCCGAGCTATGAAAGCCAGAGGTCTACCCTGTGATCAGATCATGCTGACTGCACTGGTGGACATGTACAGCAAGGCGGGAGATCTCACCCGCGCAAAGGAAGCATTTGAAGACATTGTGATGCTTGGCCTACCGCTTGATAAACGCGCATACGGTTCGATGATCATGGCTTACATCAGGGCTGACAAGTTAGGCCAAGCAGAAGATTTGATCAAACAAACGGAGGACCAGGAGATCTTCGCAGGAAAAGAAGTTTACAAGGCACTACTGAGAGCCTACTCATACAAAGGTGATTCAGATGGGGCACAGAGAGTTTTCGACGCCGTACAATTCGCAGGAACGGCGCCTGACACGAAGCTCTGTGCTCTCCTGGTGAACGCTTACTGCCTCTCCAACAAGATCGATGAGGCCATCTGCGTAACCGGGAACATGAGAAGTGCTGGACTAGAACCATGTGACAGGTGTGTCGTCTTGATACTGGGCGCATATGAGAAGGCCAACAGGCTGGAAGGAGCACTGGAATTTCTGGCAGAGATTGAAGAGAATGGTGCCGTAATCGGCCAAGAGCCCTCGCAGCTGCTCGCGGGATGGTTCGGAAGGCTTGGAGTGGTTCATGAAGTGGAACAGGTGCTGAAGGGAGGGAGGAATAGTAAGGAGAACAGACACAGTTCTTCGGTCCAGAAAGATGGAAGAAACAGCAGGAAGAGCAAACAGAGTGTTTCAGTCCAGAAGGAAGGGAGAAAGAGCAGGAGGAGCAAACGCATTAGTATTCCATTGCCACTCCAACAGAATTAA
- the LOC100821681 gene encoding elongation factor 1-beta, whose translation MAVSFSELHTADGLKALEAHLAGKTYISGEQISKDDVKVFAAVPSKPSAEFPNAARWYDTVAAALASRFPGKASGVNLSAAGSSSGPADASKDAEDDDDLDLFGDETEDDKKAAEERVAAKPAKKKESGKSSVLMDVKPWDDETDMKKLEEAVRSVQMEGLTWGASKLVAVGYGIKKLQIMLTIVDDLVSVDTLIEEVLCEEPINEYVQSCDIVAFNKI comes from the exons ATGGCCGTGTCGTTCTCCGAGCTCCACACCGCCGACGGGCTCAAGGCCCTCGAGGCGCACCTCGCCGGCAAGACCTACATCTCCGG GGAGCAGATCAGCAAGGACGACGTCAAGGTGTTCGCGGCGGTGCCTTCCAAGCCCAGCGCGGAGTTCCCCAACGCTGCCCGCTGGTATGACACTGTCGCCGCGGCTCTTGCGTCAAG GTTCCCGGGCAAGGCTTCTGGAGTGAACCTGTCTGCAGCAGGTTCTTCATCGGGCCCTGCTGACGCATCCAAG GATgctgaggatgatgatgacttGGATCTTTTCGGTGATGAGACCGAGGATGACAAGAAAGCAGCAGAGGAGCGTGTGGCTGCCAAGCCTgccaagaagaaagaaa GTGGAAAATCATCTGTGCTGATGGATGTCAAGCCATGGGATGACGAAACTGACATGAAGAAGTTGGAGGAGGCTGTCCGCAGTGTTCAAATGGAGGGCCTCACTTGGGGTGCAT CAAAGCTTGTTGCCGTGGGTTATGGCATCAAGAAGCTGCAGATCATGTTGACGATTGTGGATGATCTCGTGTCAGTCGACACCCTCATCGAGGAGGTCCTCTGCGAGGAGCCCATCAACGAGTATGTCCAGAGCTGTGACATTGTTGCCTTCAACAAGATCTAG